The stretch of DNA CGGAGTTCCTTCTAATCCATCCCAATGGACGAACTTGAGGAGGATCAGAGTCCGGAAGACTGACTCAAAGAAGAAGCGTCGTCATCCGTCCAAACGCTGCCCCTGCGAGGACTAAAACCCTACCTATCTACTAGCCGGAACTGATGCACCagaaaccccctcccctcaccGACCGCCGGAGAGGCTGGTGGATGAGAGACAAATCCACGGACTCACCGGCGGAGATCGAGGGGAGACAGGCTTTCCCTAGTCACCTTGCGAGAGGGGAAAGAAAAGCTATCTCTGGTCTGGCCGGTGTTGTGGGTTAAACGACCAGGACAGTAACAATTGGGAGAGAGAATGTTCCATCATAATTCATTTCCTCAAGATTTACGAATTGACATTCATCATGTTGTTCCACCTCCAGGCTTCAACCTTTATTTATAAATCAACCCCATCATTTTCATATattatttatatggttccaagattATCATAAAAACAAGAACAAGTCAAATaattcctccgtttctaaatataagtttttttagagattccactgtaGATTGCATATGGAGCAAAATTAGTGAACCTATACTCTAAAAGGAGTCTATATACATCCGAATGTAGTCGTTATAGtaaaatctctaaaaaagacttatatttggaaatggagggatTAGTTCATTATGTATGCACGAAGGCACAAGAGGCGGCACAATTAACAGTCTCTGAATGATATAGCTAACACAAATTCTTCAATCTTATATATGTAGCATAATTTACATTGTATTCATTGAACTCGTGGGACATGAAATACTATACAAGACATATGTTTGTACATAATTTAGATACACATACAAACTATACTTAATTAAAGTGGACGTGTGCAATTATATAATATTTTTTTGCATAGGAGGACATGCGGCCTATGGCACTCCTTCTATGCAGTGGGGTAAGAAGGCTCCATCGCAAGGCCACACATACCCCTCTTGTCGGTAATGTCCTTCTCCATTCGTAAATATCCGTTCTCGCCCCATGTTGTTCCCCATGAGTTCTTCAACAACCAATACTTTGTGCCATCGCTGGTCTTGCCATAACCAATAGCTGCAATTCCATGGTCTAGATCAGTGCCACATGAGCCCGTCATTACTCCACCTTTGTAAAACTGGAACGTCATATCTCCTCCATCTACAGCTACCGAGACAGGTTGACTTGCGACGGCTTGCATGAGCGCTCCCTCATTGTTGGCTGGAACATCCTCATAGCTTTTGATGGTCGCGGCATCATTGGTTCCACTCTTGCACTTGTCATCTGCCGCGGTATATGGGTAGTTGGACTCGGTGGTGAGACCACCATTCTTGATTATGAACTTAAAGGCATCATCCATGAGACCTCCTTCACAACCTTGGTCTTCACCATGGACATCACAATCCACCAATTCTTGCTCTGACAGTGAGATAAGCTTGCCAGTTTTGAGTTTAACGATGCCCTCTGTAGCAGCGACCGCAGAAAATGCCCAACAACAACCTAGACATGGTTATGTTTTAGTAGATACTATCAGACGACATTCTAAAAAAATAAACATATATCCAATACATATTATCCTTAATATACTCACCACATTGGCCCTGGTCCTTGATGGGAGTGACTGCACCTTTGGTCCTCCAGTCTACGGTTGCCGGAAGTGCATCGAGACTTAGATTCTCGTACCTGAATCTGGTAGGAACCCGCTGCAAGCTTGGTTTGTACCCCTTGTTAGCCTTTGTCCCCTTGAACTCCTCGTTGGTGAGGTCAGTAAACTGATTGATGCCCAAATAGAACTTGTGATTCTCAGAGTTAAACGACTCGATGAACCCGACATTGGCCTTGAAGACCTCAAATCGGTATGCCTTCTCAGTAGTGTCTTTGTACACACGGTTGTACTGCGCCATCCAGCTCTCATGCCTTGCCACCATCGACAAGTCATCGTTGATCTCGCGAGCCGCTAGGACCGAACTGTAGAAGCAAAGGCATCCGAGGAGGCCAATGATCAAAGCTTTTGAGATGGCCATGGTATATTTGATGGATTGCTTGCGAGTACTAGTGTGCAATGTGTGCTCTGCTTTGTTTCTACGGATGGAACTGGGTTTCTTATATAGTTCCATGCATGTATTTAACTATAAATGATGGAGAAGGTCTCCAACGTAGCAGTGAAGTACATCTAGTGGGAAGATGTTATAAATCAAAGGTACTTACggtctggtgtggggatggtggtgTAAATCAAACATACCTAGCTGGAAGTGCTTGCACGGTGACGTTGACGgatttttctatcaatgatattccTATGTATCTTTATAGCGTTTTGGCGTGAGTACCGAGGACAAAATATATAAGTTTGCTGCCGTCTATGCAGTGCATGTATAAGAATTTGGAGTGTAACATTACGTTTTAGATTCTTGATTCACATATTTGTTGGTACCTACCCTGCAAGAAAAATTATGGGTACCTACAGAGAATACATATAAGAATCCTTGTAGCATGCCAATACAAAATGATTAGATGTGCCGCTTGTAGGGACTAGGAGAGCAACACGGACATAATAAGTTGATTAAGACAACTTAGCTAACCATATGATGGTATATTAAAAAGAACTAGGAATAGTTAACCGATCTTAAGTAGTTTAATTCGGAGTCCAAACAATGCTTTGTACACATCTTCTATTTTAAGTTCTACATGGACTCCATAGCCCCAAACGTACGTCTAGTGCAAGAATTTTAATAACACCAAGCGTATTTCACGGCCACGCAGATGCTCCTTTCGACTAACAATTTCATAGATTTCATAGAAGTACCGTATCTCACATTCCCTGCGGTGGTCGTGGTGTGTGCGCGGTCACCCTAAGAAGCGTGTGGTGCGGGTTGTTAGGTTGTGCGACATTGCAGCTCAAGGTTGAACGGTAGTATGTTACGCCCTGCAAAGTAGACACACCGTGCAAAGCACCAAGCGACACACACAACCAACGCAGACAACACTTATCTCCTCCTCCCCTTGATTTGTAGGGCTACGAAAATGATATGCAAGAACTGAGCAGAGTACTGACACATGGATAGGTGGGTCAAGGCAAGAGAAACATTGGTGGGTAGTTGAGAGCCGGAGTAAACACATGACACACGCATGTACAAATGGGACCAATGCAAGAGGAAAGGGAGATGGCCAACTGTGAAAGGCGACATCCATGCAAAACAGTTAGGAGGGCCTACAACCCCCGATTTATGGCGAGCACAATAAGTTGGGATCCTTTGGACCCTGAGCTTCATCGCCAATGTTGTGGGTTGCCTTGACCACATTGCTCCCCTCTTCGAGGGCCAGGTTTCCATCTTTGGGGGCCTGCATTTCATCGCCGACGGAGTCGATGAGACACGTCTCTACAACACGGCACTGTGCTGGGCACAAGATCCAACGCACATGCAATGCATGCGATCTGCATCAACAATCCACCAGCCCTCCTCGACTTGCcagtttgtggtgacaatggagtcCATCTTCCCTATCTTGGATGAATATGAGTATGAGGGGACGAGAGCTTGGATAGCCACCTATTGAAAATAtgatctagaggcaataataaatttcatTATCTATTTCCACGTTTATAACTAATGTTTACATTTCTATGCTAGAAATTGCTATGCTTCTTGAATGTGAGATTCAGAGGAAAACTCACATGCATGTGTGGAAACATAAACGCAAAATAGGTTCTTAGTCTCGCCTCTAAGGCTAGCTCATGTGTTGCATGATGATCCCGTTTTCCTGGTCATAGGACATTGTTAAAGTAACAAGGATGATGCCGGCAACAACGAGAGCACATTGTGAACGGAACAACGGTGTTGAACAGACCAACCGAATGATATACTACAAGAACACATCGTCACAATGTTATAAGTATAATTATAAAAGTGTTATCGTATACACTCATCCTTAAACCATGCGAGTATCAAGTACATTCATGCCAGATGGTACACTTTGGAGTTTTCAAACGTAACTTGTAATAGGGTGATTATAAAGGCGGCTTGCGCGCACATAAAAAAACTATGCCTAGGGATTTGATAGCTCAAGATCGGGATTTACTCCTTCAATGATGGATAATAATCTCCGGGCACACTCAatattacggtatccatcatcgtctagcCAGATATAGTATGATATGATCACGAGGATACAAGGATACGGAAACGAGAAACGAGAACAAAACCGTAACGAGGATAACTTAGTATTGTGATCAAATTTTTAATTCACAAAGATACTGACAGAAGTCTCGCCTTGGATTTTGTTAAATATCATGAAGCAAAAGGAATTGTGTGCGCAAAAAGAAGGTTTCCTCGATATATTCGTgtgtatgtaggaatcaatatgggtgtCAGAATCACACTATTGATTTAGCCTGTGCGACGTCGGCGCAAGCAACACGAGGTGTTGAGTAGTGGTTTTAGCAGACACTCGGCTTACTCTCCGTATGCTGAGTACCCGTGAATTTATAATCGGCACACAGCTGAACAATCAGGCAACGACAGTATTTCCTGTAGTGGAACATGCGTGTGCATGGTTTGGATTTAGAT from Triticum dicoccoides isolate Atlit2015 ecotype Zavitan chromosome 6A, WEW_v2.0, whole genome shotgun sequence encodes:
- the LOC119318207 gene encoding senescence-specific cysteine protease SAG39-like, producing the protein MAISKALIIGLLGCLCFYSSVLAAREINDDLSMVARHESWMAQYNRVYKDTTEKAYRFEVFKANVGFIESFNSENHKFYLGINQFTDLTNEEFKGTKANKGYKPSLQRVPTRFRYENLSLDALPATVDWRTKGAVTPIKDQGQCGCCWAFSAVAATEGIVKLKTGKLISLSEQELVDCDVHGEDQGCEGGLMDDAFKFIIKNGGLTTESNYPYTAADDKCKSGTNDAATIKSYEDVPANNEGALMQAVASQPVSVAVDGGDMTFQFYKGGVMTGSCGTDLDHGIAAIGYGKTSDGTKYWLLKNSWGTTWGENGYLRMEKDITDKRGMCGLAMEPSYPTA